AAGGGGAGAACTGCACCAGCAGCACACCAAAGCTGCCCAGCGATATAGCGTTTTGCAGCAGGCCAAAGGTTTTATTCACCAGTGCAAGGGGGCGCGTAGACGCTTCACGCCGCGCTCGCGTGAGCTGGTCGTAAAGCTCTGAATCTTCAAACTGGCTAAGTGACAGTTGTCCCGCTTTCTCCAGAATCATCACATTGACCTTCTGTCCCAGCAGCGCACGCAGCAGTGACTGTTGGGCTGAGAGGCCGCGCTGGGCCAGGGCAATGAGCGCAATAATCACGGCTTCAATCCCCACCAGCGTTAGTACCGGTTTGATGGACGCTAGCAGGTCGGGATCTGAGGCTGCTTGATGAGACTCCATCGCACTTACGACCCCGTCCACAATCAGTTGGCCGACCCAGGCGGCCACGGCAGGCAGAACCCCCGCCACCAGCGTGCACAGTGCCAGCCCGAGCATCATCCAACGGGAGGTTTCCCAGACTAAGCCAAGTGCACGACGGCTATAGCGAAATACGCCAAAAAAGCCGCTTAGCGGTGAGGCGGGGGAGGTTTGAGAAGAGGGTGGCGGTGACATAGTGAAAAAGGCAAAACTCTAATAAAAAAGAGCAGCCATAATGCTGTGATTGAGAGGAGATAGCTAGCTAACAACCGCCGGTTGCCTTCAACGGCAACACGGCGGAGACGCAGTTCAGTGGTGAGCTGTTACCAGGGGAGCACAGCTCCATCGGTGCGTGGCTCGGTACCCCCTTGGAGTACACCGGTGTCAGGATCGCGAAGAATGATTTGGCCACGGCCAAAGCTGATTGAGTCGGCGACTTTGACGATGTCGTGGCCGCGGCGTGCCAGGGCAAGCGCTAAGTGGTTGGGGAAGTCGGCTTCCACTTCGATGGTTTTGCCTTTGGTCCATTTCCAACGTGGCATATCCAGCGCCGCCTGAGGATTCAGTTGATCCTCTAGCATCGCTGTTACCACCTGTACATGGCCTTGGGGCTGCATATAGCCGCCCATCACGCCAAACGGCCCAACGGCTTGGTTATCTTTAGTAATAAAGCCTGGGATGATGGTGTGATAGGTGCGCTTGCCGGGGGCTAGCGCATTGGGGTGCTGCGGGTCGAGGGAGAATGACCAGCCACGGTTTTGTAGACTTATGCCGGTGCCCGGCACTACGATGCCAGAGCCAAAGCCTTTAAAATTACTTTGAATCAGCGACACCATATTGCCATCGTTGTCAGCCGTTGCCAGGTACACCGTGCCGCCCTTAATAGGGTTACCGTGGACGGGATCAACGGCCTGTTCGCCAATCAGTTCGGCACGCGATTTCAAATAATCATCGTTTAGCATCTGTGCAATGCTGGGGCGCATAGCGTCGAGGTCGGTGATATGAGCAAAGCCATCAACGTAGGCAAGTTTGGTGGCTTCAATACGACGGTGCAGCGTTTCGACTCGATCTCGCCCCTCTTCGCCTAGATGTTCCAACATGCCTAGGGCTTGCAGCACAATCATACCGCTCCCGTTGGGAGGAATTTCCCAAATATCATGGCCTTTGTAGCGCACGCTAATCGGGTCGACCCACTCTGGCTGGTAAGCTGCTAGGTCTTCTTTGCGTAATAGGCCACCGTGTTCGCGGGAAAAGGCATCAATGGCCTCGGCCAGTTCGCCCTCATAGAATGCTTTGGCGCGGCTGTCAGCAATCGCTTTTAGGCTTTTCGCATGGCCTTCGGAGCGCCACAGCTCACCGGGCTCCGGCGCACGCCCTTCGGGAGCAAACGTATCAAACCAGGGTTTGAAAGAAGCCTCATCGTAAGCCGAGTAGGTGTTGAAGGCTTCTTTCCACATTTGATGAATGACGGGAGAAACCGGGAACCCTTCATCGGCCAGTGCAATCGCAGGCGCCAGCAACTCTGCGAACGGAAGTTTGCCGAAGCGCTCAGATAGCGCCGCCCAGGCAGCGGGCGCACCGGGTACCGTTACAGGAAGCATGCCGTGGTTGGGCATTGTGTCATGGCCGAGGGCTCTTAGCGCTTCAATGGTTGCCGCTTGTGGAGCAGGGCCACTAGCATTAAGGCCATGCAGTTTGCCCTCGACCCACACAATGGCAAAGGCGTCGCTGCCGATCCCATTTGAGGTGGGCTCCACCACCGTTAATGCAGCTGCCGTGGCAATGGCTGCATCAATCGCATTGCCACCTTGCTGCAAAATGCTAATACCTACCTGCGCAGCTAGCGGTTGTGAGGTGGCGACCATGCCGCGTTTACCGAACGTTGCCATCCGGCGCGAGGCGCTGGGGTAGTAGAGTGCATCTTGTTGCATATTAGAGTCCTTTTAAGCGCTGGATCTTGCGATCTTGATAGAGCGAAAACAGAATAGAGGCGACGGCTAACGCTAAGAAAAGTGCAGAGAGTGGTCGAGTTAAAAAGGTCATCCAGCTTTCATTAAGCTCAAGAGCTCGGAAGAGCTGTCGCTCCAGGTTATCGCCAAGTACTACGCCGAGTATCAGAGGCGTTAGCGGTACTTCAGCTTTCCAAAGCAGGTAGCCGATGATGCCGAAGATAAATAGCACCCAAATATCAAACAGGTTGTTATTCAGGGCATAAGCGCCAATGGCACACAGCATTAGCACAACAGGAACGAGGATCTGTTGAGGAATCAACGATATTTTGGCGAACCAGCGCACTAGCAGCAGGTTGCAAAGCACCATGACCACCGCACCGATCAGTAAGCTGGCATAAATAGCGCCCACCAGCACCGGGTTTTGCTCAAACATCATTGGCCCAGGCGTAATGCCGTGAAGAATCAACACGCCCATCATGATCGCCATAGGCAAATCGCCTGGTATGCCCAATGCCAGCGTGGGCACAAATGCACCACCAGCCACCGCGCTATTGGAGGCTTCAGACGCCACGATGCCGCTGGGCGTGCCAGTGCCAAACTTCTCTGGATGTTTTGAGAATTTCTTGGCTTGGTCGTAACTCAAGAAATTTGCCACGGTGCCACCCGTGCCGGGGAGTGCCCCCACTAAGCTGCCTATGAGTGAAGAACGCAGCGTGTTGAGCTTTTGTCCCGCCATATCTTTGATTATTTGGCCGTAGGGAATCGTTACATTGGTATCGATTTTTTTGGCTTCGCTACTCTCATCCTTCAATTTCTCAATATTTCCAAGTAGCTGTGAAAAAGCAAATATACCGATCATTACGGGAAGAATTTCGAAGCCAGACCCCATTGCCGGTAGGCCAAAATCAAAGCGAAGATTGCTGTTGCGGTCATAGCCAACAGTGGTAATCAAAAGCCCTAAAGCAGCGGCCATCAGGCCTTTGAGCAGAGCGCCGCTAGAGAGTCCTGCCACAAGTGTCAGAGCGAAAACAATCAAGGCGGTAATTTCCCAGGGGCGGAAATTCATACTGAAGCTAGCAATTAACGGTCCGAAAAAAACCAGTACTGCAACGCTTATCAAAGTGCCTAAAAAAGAGGCCGCCACACCAATGCCCAAGGCTCGGCCAGGCTCACCTCTCTGAGCCATCGGATAGCCGTCATATACGGTGGTGATTGAGGAGGGCGTGCCGGGGATCCCCAGCATAACGCCCGAGACGATCCCGCCTGAATAACCGCCTACAAACACACCAACCATCAGTGAAACGCCGCTTACCGGATCCATAGCAAAGGTAAAAGGGAAGACCACCAGGATGGCCGTAGTGACGGTAAAGCCTGGGATGCTACCGCCAATAATGCCAAACAAAACACCGATTACAATTAGGCCCATCACCGAGGGAGTACCGACCTCAGCGAGTGCTTGGAGAAAAAAATTGGTCATTATTTACTCCGCAGATTAGGGCAGCCAGACATTTAAGCCATAGCGGAACACCACAAATATCACGAGCGTCAGAGTGACGCTCAAGGTGAGATTAATGATCCATTTTCGCCGCGTATCTATACCCATAAGTAAAGCGAGTGAGGCGACTAAGAAGCTTATAGTGGTTGCGATATACCCCACTGCTGGGAGAAGTGCTGCATAAAGCCCAAACAGTAGAAACAGAGCGAGTATGGTGCGCCGGCTTTTAAACCACTCAGCAACAAGCTGCTTTGCGCTTGCTCGCTCAGGTGCTTTTACTAATAAGGAACGCACTAGTATCAGCAGTGAGAACGAACCGATCACTACCAACAAAATACGTGGGAAAAGTGCTGACCCATAAGGTTGCCAGCTGGTCGGTGGGGCAATGCTTCCTGACTCCACCCACATGACAGCCACAATCAAGAGCAGCGCCAGCGCCAAGGCGCGGTCTTTCGTTAGCATAAGCATTAGCGATGCCTCCGGTAGTTCTAGCCCCCGTACTTACGAGGGCTAGAGGGTGCGCCCTCAGTTCTGGAAATCGATGTTCTCGGCAGCGGCGGATAGTGCTGCTTCGTTTTCATCCAGAAACGTTTGGTAATCATCACCGGCCAGAAAGCGAACAACAGAGCCAAACTCATTTTCAATGCGGCTCTGTACTTCTTCATTTTCCAAGGCCTGTCCGTAAGCGTCAGCGATGGTATCTAGGACTTCTTGCGGAGTACCTTTGGGAGCAAAAATACCTCGGCTGGTGGAGTGATCCATCGCGATGCCTTGTTCTCGCAGGGTGGCTACATCTGGCATGCTATCAAGGCGCTCTGGATGAGCGATGCCGAGCGCGCGGAAGGTGCCATCTTCAAAAAAAGCACCGCCAGAAGGTAAATTGAACATTGCGAAATCAACTTCTTCCGCCATCAGAGCCGATACCTGTTCACCAGTATCTGGATAGCCGACTAGGCGTACGTCGGCCATATCAATGCCCGCCTCCTGGAAGAATTGGGCCCAGAAGAAGTGGTCAGTGGAGCTAGGAATCATACTGAAGCGCACTTGACCTGGGTTTTCGCTCACGTAATCAGCGATTTCATCAGCGCTCTGTACGGGGTGATTAGCATGGGCGGTTGGGATATTGATGGTTTGGGTAAGCAGCGCGATAGGTTCGAAAGCATCAAATGAGTAGTCGACGGTGCCCGCTAGCTTTGAAAGTGCAATGGTGTCGTGGCTACCGAGGAGTGTGTAGCCATCGGGTTCTGCGTCTTTTACATTGCGAGACCCAAGGGTAGCCCCTGCTCCTGCCATATTGACCGGAACGATGGATTCTCCCAGGTTCTTTTCTGCTTCCTGAGAAATCAACCGGAAGAGGATATCTGTTGCTCCGCCAGGCCCGTAAGGAATGATTAAGCGAATATCCTGCTCGGGATAGTCAGCTTGTGCGGTAGTGGCAATAGCCAAGCTAGACGCAAGTCCGATGGCTGCGAGGGTAGTGCTTAGAGTAAAAGTTGAACGCGTCATTCTTATACACCTTTATAGATTGAGGTTGGTGTTGTGGATTGCCGCCCTTAATGCAGCGGCGTAGTGAGCGCGTGATCCCTTTAACGGGTTATTGTTATCTAATAGATACATCTGCCAATGAGCGTTAGCCGAGAAAGACCCCCCCATAAACCAGGGCGCCCATAACCACAAAGGCGGGGTGCGTTTTGAAGCGAATCAGTGCAATAGCGGCGACTATGCCAATGATCAGGGTGTGAATCGTGCCGCTGGTGTTAAGGCTCTCGAGCAGAAACCCCAAGGTCAGCCAGGCCATCATCATGGCGATGACAGGGCGCACCCACTGGCTCATGCGCTTAACCCGGGGGGAATCTCGGTGACGGTATAGCAATCCTAGCGCGCCTAACATCAACAGCAGGGTGGGGATCACGGTAGCGGCCACAGCGATGAAAGCGCCGCCAATGCCTGCTACTTCATAGCCTACATAGCCAGCCATTTTGGTGGCGATAGGGCTAGGCAGCGCGTTACCCAAGGCTAATGTTTCCGCGAAGGTTTGCGCGGTCATCCAGCCATACCGGCCAACCACTTCGGCTTCGATTAGTGGGATAATGGCTGGGCCGCCGCCATAGCCGATAATGTTTGGGATAAAAAACGCCAGGAAGAGATCCCAATAAATCATGTCGTCCTCTCCGCTTTTTTGTTACCGGCAGGGCGCAGGAGAGCGGCAATTAGAATGGCGCCAATCACCCAGCCAGGGTGAATGCCAAGCCAGTAGATCAGCCCGGCGGCAATGATGGCCATGGCTATACTGACCAGCCAGCCAAGGGCAGCCTGGGATTTATCAAAAAAGTCCCAGGTGAGTTGCGCCATCATCACCATGACGACGGGCACTACCGCTTGGCCCATACCGCGAATCCATGCCACATCGCGGTAACGGCTGAAAATGCCTAACATGACAATCATCGCCACAATCATTGGTACGATGATGGCAATTACGGCAGCGATACAGCCGACGACTCCACCTACACGATAGCCAATATAGCCGGGCATCTTGGTGGCAATGGGGCCAGGTAAGGTATTGCCAATTGCCAGCACATCGGCAAACTCTTCATCGGTTAGCCAGTGGTAGCGGGTGACGACCTCGGCGCGCACTAAAGGAATCATGGCGGGCCCACCACCGAAACCAAAGATGCCGACGCGGAAAAAGGCCCAGAATAGTTGCCAGGAGACAGCGGGTGGTTTCATGAATGCATATCCCGCAAAGTCGACGAGGAGATCAGAAGCATACCCAGACCTTATTTATCGTTTGTAGGTTAAAAAATCGATTATCTTGTCTAAAATAGAATATAGGTAGTGCCCGACCCAACGTCAACACTCAAAACAGAATGGACAGCGGGAGCTAAGGTAAACAAAGGACATCGTGATGAATAATTCTCTACCTACGTCAGCCAAGTCACTAGGGCCAGTGGGGCCAGTGGGGCCAGCGGGTACCGCATCAAGTCGCGTGTTTGATCATTTACGCAAGGATTTGGTGGGCGGGCGTTTTGTGGCCGGTGAAAAGCTCGCTATCAATGCGCTCAAAGAGCGCTATCAAGTCGGCTTGAGCCCGCTACGAGAAGCGCTCAATAGATTGGCAGCTTATGGGTTGCTGGTGCAGGAGAATCAGCGCGGCTTTCGGGTGCCGAAGTTGTCGCGGGATGAGCTGGACGATATTACCCAAATGCGTCTGGAAATGGAGGGGATGGCGCTAGAGCGAGCTATTGCTAACGGTGACTCGCTTTGGGAGGCTGATTTGCTTGCCGCCGCGCATCGCCTGAAACGAGCCGATATAACCCTGGATAAAGGCGAAGAGTGGGAGCATCTGCATACACAGTTTCACCGTACCCTGGTGGCGCCGTGTGGGTCAGTCTGGTTATTGCGTTTTATTGAGCAGTTACACGACCAGTTCGATCGCTACCGCCGTTTGGGGCCCAAAATGCCGACGATACGTCAAGAGCTGGACGAGCAGCATCATCAGCTGGTGGAGCTGGCGCTACAGCGCGAGGCTAAAGCAGCGCGTGAATTAATGGACGACCATATCCATAAATCCTATGAAGTCGCTCTGAAGCGCTACCAAGAGCATGTGTAGTTGGGTATGAACAGTTGGTAAACTGCTGCGCACAGTGTGTCGGTCATCGCCGACCCAATAAGTAAAGAGGGTGCTATGCACGCAGATAACCAACACGCAGATTACCGAGTAGCCGCGCAAACGCTGAACTGGGTGCGCACCTTCATTGTCGCCCACGACATTTGCCCGTTCGCTCAACGTGAGCTAGCGCGTGACACCATCCGCGTTGAAGTAGTGCGCTCCAAGAAGATCGAAGTGGCACTTGAGGAGCTGATGGTGGAAGTCCAGTGGCTGGATGAGCATCCAGAAACAGAAACGACGCTGCTGGTATTCCCAACGCTCTTTAAAAGCTTTGATCACTACCTGGATTTTGTTGAGCTGGCAGAAAGCATTCTTGTCGACCAGGGGTACGAAGGGGTCTATCAGCTCGCCACTTTCCATCCCGATTACTGCTTCGACGGTGCTGAGCCCGATGACGCCTCTAATTATACCAATCGTTCTCCCTACGCCATGGTGCATCTGTTGCGCGAAGAGAGCGTCGAAAAGGCGATCGAGTTTTACGGCGATACCGACGCGATACCTGGGCGCAATATCGCTAAGTTAACGGCGATGGGCAGTGCCGCCGCGGAGCAGCAGTTGCAGCACTGTTTTGACGTAAGCGACTAAGGCTTGTGAATCACGAGCTGATGTTTACCTTTGCTTTTAGCCGCATACAGAGCGCTATCTGCAAGTTGTAGCACCGTTTCAATATGCAGGCCGTGGTGCGGCCACCAAGCGGCGCCCAAACTACAGCCCACGTGGGCGCGTTTATTTTCGGGTAATAAAATCGGTTGGGCGATAGCCGTAAGTAAACGCCTACTCACTTCGTGGGTAAGCATTTCCAGGTACTCCTGCTTGGTTTTGAGCACCATTACGAATTCATCACCACCCAGGCGCGCCACAACATCGCCACTGCGCAAGGCGTTTTTCAGGCGCTGGGTAATCTCAATAAGTAGCAGATCCCCTGCATGGTGGCCCAGTTCATCGTTGACCCGTTTGAAACCATCCAGATCGATATACATGACCACCATGCTTTGCTGGTTTCTTTCCGCTTCCGGAATGGCCAACTGC
This Vreelandella neptunia DNA region includes the following protein-coding sequences:
- a CDS encoding gamma-glutamyltransferase family protein, which translates into the protein MQQDALYYPSASRRMATFGKRGMVATSQPLAAQVGISILQQGGNAIDAAIATAAALTVVEPTSNGIGSDAFAIVWVEGKLHGLNASGPAPQAATIEALRALGHDTMPNHGMLPVTVPGAPAAWAALSERFGKLPFAELLAPAIALADEGFPVSPVIHQMWKEAFNTYSAYDEASFKPWFDTFAPEGRAPEPGELWRSEGHAKSLKAIADSRAKAFYEGELAEAIDAFSREHGGLLRKEDLAAYQPEWVDPISVRYKGHDIWEIPPNGSGMIVLQALGMLEHLGEEGRDRVETLHRRIEATKLAYVDGFAHITDLDAMRPSIAQMLNDDYLKSRAELIGEQAVDPVHGNPIKGGTVYLATADNDGNMVSLIQSNFKGFGSGIVVPGTGISLQNRGWSFSLDPQHPNALAPGKRTYHTIIPGFITKDNQAVGPFGVMGGYMQPQGHVQVVTAMLEDQLNPQAALDMPRWKWTKGKTIEVEADFPNHLALALARRGHDIVKVADSISFGRGQIILRDPDTGVLQGGTEPRTDGAVLPW
- a CDS encoding tripartite tricarboxylate transporter permease, which gives rise to MTNFFLQALAEVGTPSVMGLIVIGVLFGIIGGSIPGFTVTTAILVVFPFTFAMDPVSGVSLMVGVFVGGYSGGIVSGVMLGIPGTPSSITTVYDGYPMAQRGEPGRALGIGVAASFLGTLISVAVLVFFGPLIASFSMNFRPWEITALIVFALTLVAGLSSGALLKGLMAAALGLLITTVGYDRNSNLRFDFGLPAMGSGFEILPVMIGIFAFSQLLGNIEKLKDESSEAKKIDTNVTIPYGQIIKDMAGQKLNTLRSSLIGSLVGALPGTGGTVANFLSYDQAKKFSKHPEKFGTGTPSGIVASEASNSAVAGGAFVPTLALGIPGDLPMAIMMGVLILHGITPGPMMFEQNPVLVGAIYASLLIGAVVMVLCNLLLVRWFAKISLIPQQILVPVVLMLCAIGAYALNNNLFDIWVLFIFGIIGYLLWKAEVPLTPLILGVVLGDNLERQLFRALELNESWMTFLTRPLSALFLALAVASILFSLYQDRKIQRLKGL
- a CDS encoding tripartite tricarboxylate transporter TctB family protein; its protein translation is MALALLLIVAVMWVESGSIAPPTSWQPYGSALFPRILLVVIGSFSLLILVRSLLVKAPERASAKQLVAEWFKSRRTILALFLLFGLYAALLPAVGYIATTISFLVASLALLMGIDTRRKWIINLTLSVTLTLVIFVVFRYGLNVWLP
- a CDS encoding Bug family tripartite tricarboxylate transporter substrate binding protein, translated to MTRSTFTLSTTLAAIGLASSLAIATTAQADYPEQDIRLIIPYGPGGATDILFRLISQEAEKNLGESIVPVNMAGAGATLGSRNVKDAEPDGYTLLGSHDTIALSKLAGTVDYSFDAFEPIALLTQTINIPTAHANHPVQSADEIADYVSENPGQVRFSMIPSSTDHFFWAQFFQEAGIDMADVRLVGYPDTGEQVSALMAEEVDFAMFNLPSGGAFFEDGTFRALGIAHPERLDSMPDVATLREQGIAMDHSTSRGIFAPKGTPQEVLDTIADAYGQALENEEVQSRIENEFGSVVRFLAGDDYQTFLDENEAALSAAAENIDFQN
- a CDS encoding chromate transporter → MIYWDLFLAFFIPNIIGYGGGPAIIPLIEAEVVGRYGWMTAQTFAETLALGNALPSPIATKMAGYVGYEVAGIGGAFIAVAATVIPTLLLMLGALGLLYRHRDSPRVKRMSQWVRPVIAMMMAWLTLGFLLESLNTSGTIHTLIIGIVAAIALIRFKTHPAFVVMGALVYGGVFLG
- a CDS encoding chromate transporter gives rise to the protein MKPPAVSWQLFWAFFRVGIFGFGGGPAMIPLVRAEVVTRYHWLTDEEFADVLAIGNTLPGPIATKMPGYIGYRVGGVVGCIAAVIAIIVPMIVAMIVMLGIFSRYRDVAWIRGMGQAVVPVVMVMMAQLTWDFFDKSQAALGWLVSIAMAIIAAGLIYWLGIHPGWVIGAILIAALLRPAGNKKAERTT
- a CDS encoding GntR family transcriptional regulator codes for the protein MNNSLPTSAKSLGPVGPVGPAGTASSRVFDHLRKDLVGGRFVAGEKLAINALKERYQVGLSPLREALNRLAAYGLLVQENQRGFRVPKLSRDELDDITQMRLEMEGMALERAIANGDSLWEADLLAAAHRLKRADITLDKGEEWEHLHTQFHRTLVAPCGSVWLLRFIEQLHDQFDRYRRLGPKMPTIRQELDEQHHQLVELALQREAKAARELMDDHIHKSYEVALKRYQEHV
- a CDS encoding DUF1415 domain-containing protein, whose protein sequence is MHADNQHADYRVAAQTLNWVRTFIVAHDICPFAQRELARDTIRVEVVRSKKIEVALEELMVEVQWLDEHPETETTLLVFPTLFKSFDHYLDFVELAESILVDQGYEGVYQLATFHPDYCFDGAEPDDASNYTNRSPYAMVHLLREESVEKAIEFYGDTDAIPGRNIAKLTAMGSAAAEQQLQHCFDVSD